In one Lachnospiraceae bacterium GAM79 genomic region, the following are encoded:
- the fabF gene encoding beta-ketoacyl-ACP synthase II: MSRRVVITGMGAVTPLGLNVDEFWNGLKEGRHGFGPITQFDASEYKCKVVGEVKGFVAKDYIDPKAARRMARFSQFAVAAAKEAVADAKLDMTAEDPYMVGTCVGSGVGSLQELESAYEKIMTKGPNRVSPFTVPMMISNIAAGNIAIQLGCKGKSIDVVTACASGTNSIGEAFRTIQYGDADVMIAGGTEAAVSPIGISTFDALTALSSSDNPDRCSIPFDKERDGFVLGEGSGIVILEELEHAKKRGAKIYAEISGYGCSSDAFHITAPEDSGESPARAMLNAVKDAGVSPEDVAYINAHGTSTHLNDLVETRAIKKAFGDHAKDIKINSTKSMTGHLLGAAGAIECIVTAKTIEEGYIHRTRGLHESEEELDLDYCKEPYEQEVDCAISNSLGFGGHNACILLQKYKEQ; the protein is encoded by the coding sequence ATGAGTAGAAGAGTAGTGATTACAGGAATGGGAGCGGTTACTCCACTTGGCTTGAATGTGGATGAGTTCTGGAACGGCTTAAAAGAAGGCAGACATGGTTTTGGACCGATTACACAGTTTGATGCATCAGAATATAAGTGCAAGGTTGTAGGTGAAGTAAAAGGATTTGTAGCAAAAGATTATATTGATCCAAAGGCCGCAAGAAGAATGGCAAGATTTTCACAGTTCGCGGTTGCAGCAGCAAAGGAAGCAGTTGCAGATGCAAAGCTTGACATGACAGCAGAAGATCCATACATGGTTGGTACCTGTGTCGGTTCCGGTGTAGGAAGTCTTCAGGAGCTTGAAAGTGCATATGAGAAGATCATGACAAAAGGACCGAATCGTGTAAGCCCATTTACAGTACCTATGATGATCAGCAATATCGCAGCAGGTAATATTGCGATCCAGCTTGGCTGCAAGGGAAAGAGTATTGATGTTGTTACAGCATGTGCATCCGGTACAAACAGTATCGGTGAAGCATTCCGTACAATTCAGTATGGAGATGCAGATGTAATGATCGCCGGTGGTACAGAAGCAGCAGTTTCACCGATCGGTATCTCGACATTTGATGCATTAACAGCGTTGTCATCATCTGATAACCCGGACAGATGCTCAATTCCATTTGATAAAGAGAGAGACGGTTTCGTTCTTGGTGAAGGTTCCGGTATCGTTATTCTTGAGGAACTGGAACATGCTAAGAAGCGTGGCGCAAAGATCTATGCAGAGATCAGCGGATACGGATGCTCCAGTGATGCATTCCATATCACAGCACCGGAAGATTCAGGCGAGAGCCCTGCAAGAGCAATGTTAAATGCTGTAAAGGATGCGGGCGTATCACCGGAGGATGTTGCATATATCAATGCACACGGAACCAGTACACATTTAAACGATCTGGTTGAGACCAGAGCGATCAAGAAAGCATTTGGCGATCATGCAAAGGACATCAAGATCAATTCTACAAAGTCTATGACAGGACATCTTCTTGGTGCAGCAGGAGCGATTGAATGTATCGTTACAGCAAAGACGATCGAAGAAGGCTATATCCACAGAACCCGTGGACTTCATGAGAGTGAAGAAGAACTGGATCTTGATTATTGTAAAGAGCCATATGAGCAGGAGGTTGACTGTGCGATCAGCAATTCTCTTGGATTTGGTGGACATAACGCATGTATTCTTTTACAGAAATATAAGGAGCAGTAA
- a CDS encoding GtrA family protein, whose amino-acid sequence MKLLRKIPKEIYIYIAWGILVGAVNLGSAWFFMYKCGINEIYANYMSWILYNYVSFATNRKSVFHTKAATVKAYFIELALFYLSRVSTLLIETGIIFALVTGLKWNAMGVKVFTSILVIFLNYFISKKFIFSIQYEKKNSGEMLSEDEVCREIVR is encoded by the coding sequence ATGAAACTTTTACGCAAAATACCAAAGGAAATATACATATATATCGCATGGGGCATACTCGTAGGGGCAGTGAACTTAGGGTCTGCCTGGTTTTTTATGTACAAATGCGGGATAAATGAGATCTATGCCAATTATATGTCGTGGATTTTGTACAACTATGTGTCATTTGCGACAAACCGCAAATCTGTATTCCACACAAAGGCAGCCACGGTAAAGGCATATTTTATCGAACTGGCATTATTCTATCTGAGCCGGGTATCTACACTTCTGATCGAAACAGGAATTATCTTTGCGCTTGTCACCGGACTGAAATGGAATGCGATGGGTGTTAAGGTGTTTACATCGATCCTTGTGATCTTTTTGAATTATTTCATCAGTAAGAAATTTATCTTTTCCATTCAATACGAAAAGAAAAATAGCGGAGAAATGTTGTCGGAAGACGAAGTATGCCGTGAAATCGTGAGATAA